ttttctctcccttcttctggtTCCAAGACAAAACTCCCCAGGCTTGCCTCAGTTtgtaagtttttaaatgaaactatgatacatacatattcaactgattttcaatatttttcaagaaaatcttttgtctttttctttgagtTATTATTGCAATAAATTATATCATGAccttaaaattactttaaaggCATTGGGCAGTTGTAATTAAGGTCAAAtactagttgaatttaaattaggGAGGTAGTCCAACTGGGCCTGACCTAATGACGAAAGTTCTTAAAGTCTAAGTACAGCAGCGAGATCCAGGAAAAATATCAGAGATTCAAGGTGAGGGaagtggaagaaggaagagggcaTGGAATATCTTTGGCTTCCAGGAGCACAATGTCACCCAAGTAGTACCCAAATTTCAGCCTCTGAGATCCTCAGCAGAAAAACAAGCCCCATCATGCTGGACTTCTACCTATAcaaactgaaataataaatttgtgttaagtTGCTAAGTTAGTGGCCATTTGTTATACAGCATTTGAAAACAAATGCAATAGCTTAACAGGTATTGAATTTAATTGTTAGCATTGAGTAGACTTTTTGGAAAAGTCTAATCTCTACTTTGGGAATGTCTGAAtgcttcatttttaattcttggTTAAGATAAGACCGGTGGACTTTTTGATATGGTAGGTAAGATCTAATACTACCCTGGAGACTCCAATCAGTTTCATTATTGATGGTTTATAACTACCTAACCGGTCTGGCAATCCTTGCTTGATTACATGACCCAGACTCAACTCCCCCTGCTCTGTGAACTCCCTAAACATGTAGATTCCTTGCAGGATTCATTTGATTTCAAGCAAGTGAACACTCCTCAATATAGGAAGGAAAAGGGACCTGGGAGGTTCTTGGTCTTATCTCAAAATTCTAATGCTCCCCTGTGTTAGAGAGAAGGGCTCCAGCGAAGCGGTGCATGGTGGCCTCTGGAGGCTCCGGAAGCATGCCTCTGTGGCTTGCCCAGGGCTGGGGTGTTGGAAATGATAGAACCTGGTACACATTATTTGcctttaaataaaatccttgtgAGTACATTCTGCGGCATATAATGAAACCTTCCATAACCAAACTGGAGAAAGCAATGcaactgtatttattttcttttagggtTAATAATAACTATTTTCATGAGTAGAAAATATTTGATTCATGATTTGGCATATTCAGAAGGATGTCAATAGGAAGtctcagaaaatttatttatttattttattgtcattgAGTTTAAATAGACTTACCTTAATTTGTTGTTTCATAAGCtttatttcaaaagatatttaatttttaacgTTTttagggcttttaaaaatatttagatatttatttgtttttttttttttcaaattattattgtCAGAAAGTACCCCAAAGCATTTCTATACATCTTTTTTGGTACTGAAAGAGAGACATGCCCAATTTATAAATTTACCATCTATATGATCTCAGATAATCAtgcacattcattttttaaatttgatttataaatctacaaaaaaaccCTATTGATCAATATTTGTGTAATTTTTGTATTCTACATTATCTGTCTGATTTGTCAAAACCTGAGAATCCCTTCGTTAATTCTACACTCattgacatttttctcttttcttcctttgtttgatttcaagattgttttatttattatcattatttaatgatTACTAAGAGGCATTTATTTTTGACTATGTCCAATTTATAATCTTAAATTTGTCTCTTTGTATCTATTGTAAAAGTCCTtttggtagtttttatttttattttattttacttattttaaaaagaaatgactgcTAGTGTTATGTATCTTGAATCCTCTTAGTAAAAAGAATCTATTGATTCTTTCAAAAGTCAAAGATGATTTGATTGATATTGAAATTTCTCTGCTAGATGCTAAATATTCCATAAGACATTTAGTAGCAATGAGAAAAGGGTAATGTAAGAATTTTATTTGCTATATGGTTTTATATATTCTGAGCAAaagttatttcttataatttacatattttattatcttgtaataaataaaaaatacaaataaaaatataataaaaaacagaaatcattgAAATCCTGTCAGGAAGACAGTTTTCTCTTCAAATCCACATCCTCTCAGATACAAAGTAGGCTAACATGCACAATACCCACTACCAACTTGCACATGTAAAATGTTGTATGAGATTATGGAGTGCTAACCtctattttacaaaaatagttatggttttttttcaagattttatttatttattcatgatagacagagagagagagaggcagagacacaggcagagggagaagcaggctccatgccaggagcccaacgcaggactcgatcccgggactctaggatggcgctctaggccaaaggcggcgctaaactgctgagccacccagggatccccaatagttATGTTTTATACATACATTTACTTTCTCACATGTCAGGAAATCTTGGAATTTCTTCAGTGAAGCAGCTATAAATCATTGTCTTGAAAGGCTGTGTTGTATTCTATGGTGTAGATGTATTCTATTGTCTTAATATGTTCCAACAGAGAGCACTTTCCCtttgcttcttattttcttttgcacTATAAAAAACCCTTTAATAGACACTCTTGAACaaacacatttaataaaaattcttaaatgcaGGTAACAATTGTTCTTggataaatattatttctacaAGATGAGTTTTCATTGATAGAGTTCTTAAAATAAAAgggtattttactttttcattcaaaagaaaaaaatgccaaattaCTTCCCAAAAAGATACAGAATTTATTCCAGAGGATTTCAATACAAGTGCTTCAATGCAAAGACTATTTACATGGTGCAATACTTTCTTAGagctactgtaacaaaatattacaaattgagtggcttaaaacaataataatagaaactctcacagttctagaatcCAAAGTCCCAAATCACAGTATTGTCAGGCTCTCCTCATTTCCTCTAAAAGATCTAAGGGGGAatcattctttgtttcttctaatTGTTGGGggctcttgatttttatttttttattcttggttGTATCACTCCCATATCTACTTCCACCTTCATATGActttcttctctgtgtatctatctattttttaaaaagattttatttatttgttcatgagagacacaaagagagaggtagagacataggcagagagagaagtaggctccatgcaaggagactgatcaggacttgatcctggggctccaggatcacaccctgggctgaaggcaggtgttaaatcactgagccacccagaagtcccactatctattttttaaatttcctctattTCTCTGTTTCATAAGGACACTGGTCATAGGATGTAGGGCCCATGTTAAATGAACACAATCTCAATTCCTTGGACATTATTACATCCCCAaagaactttttctcttttttttttttccaagtgaggCATATTTGCAGATTCTAAAAGGACATCTATTTTAGAGAGACCAACATTTCAATGTGCTACACATTCATTTAGATAGTTTATggtgtttgggatccctgggtggctcaggggttgagtgcctgccccagggcgtgatcctggagttccaggatcgagtctcacattaggctccctgcatggagcctgcttctctctctctatgtctctccttctccctctctgtgtctctcatgaataaatgaaattaaaaaaaaataatttatggtgAAAATTCCAGAGATGTGTAATACTAAAGAGGTATTACCAAAGCAAAACCTGAAACTGTAATGGAAGGGAATTATGTCACCAGAGTAAAGGGGAATCCTCCAGATTTGTAGTCTTAAAGCAACATGGGCAGTGACAAGAGATAGACAGAAAggcaaatacaaagaaaacactAAGCTTCTCCTGCTTTCACCATCTCGGCTGCTGCTGGGTTTTGTTATTGGCTAAATTCAATCATAGGTACAAAAGAGTTAGCAAATATATCTGAAGcaacaggaaaattaaaaaaaaaaaaaaacgatcaTGGCACATGACCCTAATCCCTGCTTATAAGATACACTGAGTTCAGTATCATTGTATTGCCCATGGAATCCCTTAACTCACCTAGTTCACCATAGTTCCCTGTCATAGAGGACAGATGGGTCTTCAAATCAGATTGTTGCAACTgagattatttgtcttttgattaCACAGAAGCCCTTGACTTAATCCTATGAAACTAAGGTTCCTTAACATAATGTGAGGTTGATATGATTACATTAAATATCATTATTGTGgaacaaaactagaagacattttttttttccgctGTCTCTACATGACAAACATATAAGCAAATTCTTTCTGTAATTTCAAGTATCTGAGTCACGGTAATAACTTCGTTAGTAGTTTTCTCAGTGCTACCATGATATCTTTGTTCCTCAGAGTATATATAAGGGGATTCAATGTTGGGATCAAAATGGtatagaaaagagaaatcaatttCCCAACTCCTTCAGATTGATTTGGTTTGGGTTGTAAATAAGTGATAGTAGCTGTTCCATAGAATAAGACTACAACTATCAGGTGAGAAGAACAGGTGGAGAAGGCTTTAGCCCTTCCTTTGGCTGTTGACAATTTCAGAATGTTGGAGATGATTTTGCCATAGGAAACAACAATCAACAGAAAAGGAATCATGACGAAGACCACTGCAACAACATAGACTGCTATCTCGTTCAAAAATGTGTCCCCACAAGCAAGCTTGAGTACTGGGGGAAGGTCACAGAAGAAATGATTAATTGTGTTAGACCcacagaagggcagagagaaaatctGGCATGTTTGTCCAATCACAACTGGTACTCCACTGATCCAGGCAACAGTCACCAGCTGGACACAGACCTTGTGGTTCATGACGAGAGGGTAATGCAGAGGGTTACAAATGGCCACGTAGCGATCATAGGCCATCACTGTCAGGAGAAGACATTCTGAGCCTCCAAACATAAGGACAAAACACATTTGTGCAGcacaggcaaagaaagaaatatttcctttctggGTCAATAGGTCCATGAGCATTCTTGGGATAGTGACTGTTACATAACAGATTTCTAAGAAGGAAAaattgctaagaaaaaaatacatgggggTCTGGAGAGCAGGGTCAATTCTTATTATCAATATTATGATGCTATTACACATCAGTATAGTTAGGTAGATGACTAAAAATATCCCAAAAAGAATCCATTGGAGATTGGGAATATCAGAAAACCCCAAGAGAACAAATTCCACAATGGTAGtaacattaaaattttctgtttttaatgtgtTCTCCATCCACAGATACAGTAAATTCAAGATGGTTAAttcactaacttttttttttttttccgagagagagagagtgcaagtggggggggggagggtggaaggggaaggagagaggagagagagagagagagagagagagagagaattaatttcaagcaggctctgcacccagcatggagcctgacacagagcttgatcacatgaccctgagatcatgaccaaagtcaaaatcaagggttggaagcttaacctactgagccacacaagtgccccaaTTCACTAACATTTTTGAACCACATTTTTCTCTCCTGTTACCTGGAGTAGATGCATGATTGAATTTATGTAATCTCTTAAATTATTTCCACCATCACTTTGCTCTGTTTCTAGGCAATGATATGTGAAACCTCAGAAATGAACTGATATGCATTGTCAAtcaattcaagaaataaaatcctaatatatatgttttatacttGAATATAATAACAGTAGAGATAATGAGAAGTATACATTGTTATTTACAGCATATTGTACAGGAATAATATGTAGTTATTTTACTCTattaagtgaaattatttttctattgcttttgtctgggttcatcattttttttctgtattggtTGGTTTATTCTATCTTCTTTCAATTCAAATATTTGCcctcaaaatttttttcacttctcaTTCAAAATGAGGTTTAAATCTTCCCATTTATATTCCAATGAGAATCAATTTCTTAAACCGATCTTTTGTTCCTGGGGGAATAAATATATGCAATATTATTGTTCTACTCTATATATCTCTCCCATCAGTCTGCTAAATATTGAGAGCATTAATCTCATCATGCTATTCAATAACTTTTCCTATTTATACCCTCTGTGTAATGCATGATAAATTCCAATTAATCTTTAATCCAATCAAGAAAAATGACTCATTCATCACAATCTTTTGCCATATATTCCTTCTTACCTATGTAAGATTCTGCGACGCACTGTCATATAATTCCATTGCAACCAAATCCAACTCACTTTCTTTATATTCCCTGGGTAATTTAGACTATTAAAGTACAACTTCTATTAAAcctaattattatttattctgggCATGCAAATGGCCAGAGGATAAGAATGGGACTAACACACATatgctgtacacacacacagagtcttcACTTAATATTGCCATCTAATATTAGGCAGTCAATACCACTTAAGAATTCCATTacactttattaatatttgttctcCAACTTTCCAAAACAAATCTTatgcatttttctatttcatcaaaTCCATTACTCCCATCCCCACTTTATCTTTCTTCCTATCAGCAGATGTATTTGGgtttaatattttgataaataaaactGAGCAAATTCATATTTCCCATTTCCATTagaactagtttttaaaattactttaaatgaatcatttttattataaattcattattattgttttttttacatatatctaATTTTGCTTTATCATTAAGAAAGGTAAGAATTATAGGATCATGCTAAATAGAGCTGAGGCTGGCCCCAAACCTGCCATAATAGTATAATGATTATTTGTATCAGAGTTACTTAAGAAGCAGCCAGTGCAAGAAGAGCACCCTGAGACTCCTTCCTTGGTCTccagaaagtataaaataaatttcccatATGAAAGTTACTCTCTGTGCCAAGAGGTAGAGAGACATTCTTCTCTTTAGAAATAGGGAACTCAGGGTGGAAAACCATATACAAACAAACTTTGTAacttttactaatttactacccCAGTCCAAATTCTGTTTGGAATTCCtttg
This is a stretch of genomic DNA from Canis aureus isolate CA01 chromosome 21, VMU_Caureus_v.1.0, whole genome shotgun sequence. It encodes these proteins:
- the LOC144293330 gene encoding olfactory receptor 10AG1-like, with product MENTLKTENFNVTTIVEFVLLGFSDIPNLQWILFGIFLVIYLTILMCNSIIILIIRIDPALQTPMYFFLSNFSFLEICYVTVTIPRMLMDLLTQKGNISFFACAAQMCFVLMFGGSECLLLTVMAYDRYVAICNPLHYPLVMNHKVCVQLVTVAWISGVPVVIGQTCQIFSLPFCGSNTINHFFCDLPPVLKLACGDTFLNEIAVYVVAVVFVMIPFLLIVVSYGKIISNILKLSTAKGRAKAFSTCSSHLIVVVLFYGTATITYLQPKPNQSEGVGKLISLFYTILIPTLNPLIYTLRNKDIMVALRKLLTKLLP